A stretch of Komagataella phaffii GS115 chromosome 2, complete sequence DNA encodes these proteins:
- a CDS encoding Ubiquitin-conjugating enzyme involved in the error-free DNA postreplication repair pathway: MSQLPKRIIKESQRLISDPVPGITAVPHEDNLRYFQVTIQGPKESPYQDGLFKLELYLPDDYPMVAPKVRFLTKIYHPNIDRLGRICLDVLKKNWSPALQIRTILLSIQALLSAPNPDDPLSNEVAEHWKRDEQDAIATAKEYTKLYATEQ, encoded by the coding sequence ATGTCTCAACTTCCCAAACGAATCATTAAAGAATCCCAGAGATTGATTTCTGATCCGGTTCCGGGAATCACCGCTGTTCCCCACGAGGATAATTTACGCTACTTCCAAGTCACTATTCAAGGCCCCAAGGAATCTCCGTATCAAGACGGCTTGTTTAAACTTGAGTTGTACTTACCTGATGACTATCCGATGGTTGCTCCAAAAGTCAGGTTTCTAACCAAAATATATCATCCAAATATAGACAGATTGGGAAGAATATGCCTGGACGTgttaaagaaaaactgGTCCCCTGCCTTACAAATTAGAACTATCTTGCTTTCAATCCAGGCTTTGCTCAGCGCCCCCAATCCAGACGATCCGCTGTCGAACGAGGTGGCTGAACATTGGAAAAGGGACGAACAGGATGCAATTGCTACAGCTAAAGAGTACACTAAGCTATATGCAACCGAACAATAG